The following coding sequences lie in one Cydia strobilella chromosome 16, ilCydStro3.1, whole genome shotgun sequence genomic window:
- the LOC134748428 gene encoding uncharacterized protein LOC134748428: MTKLRFEFTILPGSDEKTNVCCVTSITTEDNKSYVLPDGLQSVGHHKELTKTAAYSKVKNSLSKRYQTRRIWISLTEELKQIYIDGDGNVQFADRYLEEINQDHSASNASAAAGTKGTNTLEKLLEKLIESTQESKQQSLKNIAEKFVIEKFTSKHSNAAQWMDIFEKECERFQISDEKKIEVLRLFMDKSCADWYSSMVIKLTMNAEWSEWRKKFCESFVNKGWSPVTYALLYKYKDGSLLDYAIKKEKLLLDMRKSIDSGTLVDLIAVGLPEYILNKIDREALEDTVELFNEVSKYEHMVNKKSYVFKKKYGPSKTSFKSEDLKPCKICEDLNKGTRYHSETVCWFRPKENDNVKKNFIKHVNNAVIEAVLNESVPKNE, from the coding sequence ATGACGAAACTTCGTTTTGAATTCACAATACTACCTGGTAGTGACGAAAAAACAAACGTCTGTTGTGTGACGTCAATAACCACCGAAGACAACAAGAGTTATGTATTACCGGACGGACTGCAGTCGGTTGGTCATCACAAAGAATTAACAAAGACAGCGGCATATAGTAAAGTGAAAAATAGTTTATCAAAAAGATACCAGACCAGGAGAATTTGGATCTCGCTAACCGAGGAACTGAAGCAAATTTATATAGATGGGGATGGCAATGTGCAGTTTGCAGACAGATATCTGGAAGAAATAAATCAGGACCATAGTGCTTCTAATGCATCCGCTGCGGCCGGTACAAAAGGGACCAATACTTTAGAAAAATTGTTAGAAAAGTTAATAGAAAGTACACAGGAAAGTAAACAACAGAGCTTGAAGAATATTGCGGAGAAGTTTGTGATCGAGAAGTTTACTAGCAAACATTCCAATGCAGCTCAATGGATGGACATTTTTGAAAAGGAATGTGAGCGTTTCCAGATATCGGATGAAAAGAAAATTGAGGTTCTTAGGCTCTTTATGGATAAAAGTTGTGCTGATTGGTACAGTTCCATGGTTATAAAACTGACTATGAATGCAGAATGGTCTGAGTGGAGGAAAAAATTTTGTGAATCATTTGTCAACAAAGGGTGGAGTCCAGTTACATATGCATTACTGTATAAATATAAGGATGGCTCACTGTTAGATTATgctataaaaaaagaaaagcttTTACTCGATATGAGGAAGTCGATAGATTCCGGTACATTGGTGGACCTTATTGCAGTTGGTTTGCCGGAATACATATTAAACAAAATTGACAGAGAAGCGTTGGAGGACACAGTCGAGTTGTTTAATGAAGTAAGCAAGTATGAGCATATGgttaacaaaaaaagttatgtaTTTAAGAAGAAATATGGACCCTCAAAAACAAGTTTCAAGAGTGAAGATCTGAAGCCGTGTAAAATTTGTGAAGATTTAAACAAAGGCACCCGTTATCACTCTGAGACGGTATGTTGGTTTCGTCCAAAAGAAAATGACAATGTGAAGAAGAACTTCATTAAACATGTAAATAACGCGGTGATAGAGGCAGTGTTAAATGAATCCGTTCCAAAAAACGAATAA